From Diospyros lotus cultivar Yz01 chromosome 4, ASM1463336v1, whole genome shotgun sequence, a single genomic window includes:
- the LOC127800205 gene encoding mannan endo-1,4-beta-mannosidase 5-like — MARVVSGVGYGLGSVGIILLILLALVCEAMEVPTNYGGLVTTKGTHFLLDGSPFYFNGFNSYWMMHVAAQPTERDKVTQVFREAAGAGLTVCRTWAFSDGGDEALQISPGVYNEYVFQALDFVIYEARKYGIRLILSFVNNYSDFGGRAQYVKWARDAGIQINSDDDFYTHSILKKYYKNHVKRVITRCNTITGTLYKDDPTIMAWELINEPRCQIDYSGRTIYAWVQEMAAYVKSLDNKHLLEVGMEGFYGDSTPDREQVNPGYQVGTDFITNNIISEIDFTTIHAYPDTWLSGKDDDSQMAFMNKWVESHWADSKRLLRKPMIIAEFGKSSKDPKYSTNKRDSFMRTVYEMIDKLVKSGGTIGGSLVWQLMAAGMEPYHDGYEIILSENLSTNEVISMQSSQMAGLSHLVMKAATEDTGADRDRDRDIR; from the exons ATGGCCAGAGTAGTTAGCGGAGTGGGCTATGGTTTGGGATCCGTTGGGATCATCCTTCTAATTCTGCTTGCCCTAGTTTGTGAAGCTATGGAAGTCCCAACAAATTATGGAGGGCTTGTTACAACTAAAGGAACCCATTTTCTGCTCGATGGGTCACCTTTTTACTTTAATGGGTTCAACTCTTATTGGATGATGCACGTAGCTGCTCAACCCACAGAGAGGGACAAAGTGACACAAGTGTTTCGCGAGGCTGCTGGCGCCGGTCTCACTGTATGTCGAACTTGGGCTTTCAGCGATGGTGGTGATGAAGCATTGCAGATTTCACCTGGTGTTTATAATGAATATGTTTTCCAG GCACTTGACTTTGTGATTTATGAGGCAAGAAAATATGGGATTCGGTTGATTCTGAGTTTCGTTAACAATTACAGTGACTTCGGAGGGCGAGCACAATATGTTAAGTGGGCTCGAGATGCAGGAATCCAGATTAACAGTGATGACGATTTTTACACACATtcaatactaaaaaaatattacaagaaTCATGTGAAG AGAGTTATAACTAGATGCAACACCATAACAGGAACACTTTATAAAGACGATCCAACTATCATGGCATGGGAACTTATAAATGAGCCTCGTTGCCAAATCGATTACTCTGGAAGGACAATATAT GCTTGGGTTCAGGAGATGGCAGCTTACGTGAAATCTCTTGACAACAAACACTTGCTGGAAGTAGGCATGGAAGGCTTCTATGGCGACTCTACGCCTGATAGGGAGCAAGTTAATCCTGGTTACCAAGTCGGCACCGATTTCATTACTAACAATATTATCAGCGAAATTGATTTTACTACCATACATGCCTATCCTGATACATG GTTGTCGGGGAAGGATGACGACTCGCAAATGGCATTCATGAACAAATGGGTGGAAAGTCATTGGGCAGACTCAAAAAGGCTGCTAAGAAAGCCCATGATAATAGCAGAATTTGGCAAATCCAGTAAAGATCCAAAGTACAGCACCAATAAAAGGGACTCGTTCATGAGGACTGTGTACGAGATGATTGACAAATTAGTCAAGAGCGGAGGAACAATCGGTGGAAGCCTGGTTTGGCAGCTTATGGCAGCAGGGATGGAGCCGTATCACGATGGTTATGAAATAATTCTATCGGAAAATCTCTCTACTAATGAAGTGATTTCCATGCAGTCTAGTCAGATGGCTGGGTTGTCTCATTTGGTGATGAAGGCGGCAACTGAGGACACGGGCGCTGACAGGGACAGGGACAGGGACATCCGTTGA